TGAGTAAAGTATTTATCAAAGTTTGGGTACTTTCAGGGTAAAAATAAGCAACTGCGGAAATGATCAAAGAAAGCAATAATCCCGAAGAACACCCTGTCTTATTGGCTATTTGGGAAGCCTCGGTCAGGGCAAGCCATGATTTTTTGACAGAGGAGAAAATTCTTGAAATCAAACAGATTATCCTTGAAGGCAATATTTTTTCCCATGTGGATCTGCATGCCTTTCACAATGAGAAAGGTGAAAAAGTGGGTTTTTTGGGTTTATCCCATTACAAAATTGAAATGCTTTTTATACATCCGGACTACCAGGGAATGGGAATAGGTAAACAATTGACGGAATTTGCCATCTCAGAAAAGAAAATCACCCGCGTGGATGTCAATGAGCAAAATCTCCGGGCAGTGCGGTTTTATAAAAAAATGGGTTTTCAGGTAATAAAGAGAAATCCCCTGGACAGTCAGGGCAACCCCTTCCCTATTTTGGAGATGGAAATATCGTAAAATTTCTTAATACAAATATTGACGTGATTGTTAATGACAAATGATCATATAGATCAAAAAAATCCCCTCAAAATTAACTTCGAGGGGATTCTTTATTTATCGAATAAGATATTTCCTTTATAAACAAATGGGACTTATTTAGGATTTATATCATTTTTTAGAAATCAATGGTTCGATAGTCCGTATGCTTCCATCTGGTTCATGATGGAGTTCGGTCATCTTAATATTTCTAAGATGAGTTTTACCGGACAATTCTGTATCATGATAGAATAAGTACCATTTGCCACCAATTTCTACAATTGAATGATGGTTGGTCCATCCCTGGACAGGCTGAAGAATGACACCTTGGTAAGTAAAAGGTCCATAAGGTGAATTACCTGTGGCGTAGGCGATTTTATGGGTATTACCTGTGGAATAGGAAAAGTAATACGTGTCATTGTATTTATGGACCCATGCTGCTTCGAAGAATCTCCTCTCATGATCTCCGGCTTTGATGGCTGTACCGTCTTTGTCCAGGATCAACACTGGTTTAGGTTCTTCCCCAAACTCAAGCATATCGTCGCTGAGTTTGGCCACCATTGGACTTATAGCTGGCTCATCATCAGCAGGTTCATCATCATAGGGAGAATTACCAGTTGAAAGGTATTTACCTGTTCTCCACTTTTGAAGCTGTCCTCCCCAAATTCCTCCCCAATAGATGTAATAATTATCACCTTCTTGAAAGACAGCCGGATCCATACTATAAGAACCTTTCATGGGCTCTGGCTGGGGCACAAATGGCCCGGTTGGACTATCGCTCACTGCCACCCCCAAACGGAAAATATCATCTTTATCTTTAGCCGGAAAATAGAAGAAATACTTCCCATTTTTATGGGCTGCATCCGGTGCCCATAATTGTCTTTTGGCCCAGGGAATATCATCCACATCTAAAGCGAGTCCATGATCTATTGGAGTAGCGTTTACATTATCCATACTGAACACATGGTAATCCCTCATATTGAAATGGGCTCCAGTATCATCTTCTTCAACATCCGACTCCACATCATGGGAAGGATAAATATAAATCTTTCCATCAAAAACATGTACAGAGGGATCTGCGGTGTACATGTGGGTTATCAATGGTGCATTCAGAAACTGAACTTCGGCTGATTCTTCTATTTTCCCTTCCGAAGATTTATTATTGGCGCATCCTGCAGTCAAAATAAATGCCGTCAAAAGGAAAGAGACATCTTTGGCAAATTTTAGGTTCATAGGTTTTGATTTTTGGTTTAAAAATGAGGAAATCAAAAATAAATAAATGAAATCGGTTTCAAAATTAATAAATTTAATTTTTAGCCTTTTGATAATTTTTTTTCCAAAAAATGGGATAAAAAAAACCATTTTCGATAAGAATACCCCTCCTAAATAGCAAATTTCAAATCCCAAGTCAAGAAATTCTATCAAAGAATTATTTACTAAAAAGAGCAAAAAAAGACAAAATATGGTCTTTAGAAACCCCATTTTTTAATCACAACCGATTTCATATTTCCTTCTTGTTTTCTAAAATGAAAAAAATTATTTTTGAATAAACTATAAGCAATAGCAATCACCGTCTATGGAAAGGTGGTTAAATATTACATCTTTTTTCTATGCAGAAAGAGATTACTATATACGACATTGCCAAAGTAAGTGGGGTTTCTCCCACTATAATACTCCCCATTTGTTGGACCAAAAGTATCAGTTGCTAAGTTAATTTATTTATTTGTTAATATATCCTTAGTTGTCTTATTTCCCAAGGGGACCCTTGGGAAATAAGACAACTAACTTTTGCTTTATGCTGCTTTTTGGGTTGCCCCAAAATACCTTTCCCCGGGCTTCTCCCTGGTGGTATGATGGACCTTTTGGTTGTAATATTCAATATACTTTTTGACACCTTTGAGCAGGTCATAACCGTCCTCGCTTGGGTTCAGATAGATGTAATCATACTTGATCGACTTCCAGAACCTTTCAATATATACATTGTCCAAAGCCCTTCCCTTTCCGTCCATTGATACTTTGATATCCAGCCCTTCAAGGTAATTGATCCATAAGGCTGATGTGTACTGGCTTCCCTGATCGGAATTGACTATCTCTGGCTTACCATATTCTCTGATGGCCTCTTCGATTACCTGCTTACACCATTTGGCGTCCTGACTGTTGGATATACCCCATGACAGTATCCTTCTGCTGTAAACATCCATGACTGCGGTCAGGAACATAAACCCCTTCTGCATCGGAATGTAGGTGATATCGGTTACCCACACTTGGTTGGGTCTTTCAATCTTTAAGTTCCTGAGAAGATAAGGCCTGATATATTCACGCAAACCGGATTTGGTAAGGTTCTTCCTCCTGTAAAGGGTTTCCCTGCCCATCAGCCTGAAAAGCCTCCTGATGCGCTTTGGGCCGACAACGAAGCCCAGTCCTGTCAACAGATAGACCATCGACACAACGCCTTCAGTAGGGTGATCGGTAAGATGCCTGTCCATGATTCCCATAAGTTTCAGATTGACCTCGTTTTCCCCTTTTGGTTTGTAATATAGACTGCTTCGGGGAACCTCCAATACTTCACACTGTCTCCTTATAGACAGCCCCTTATAATCAGAACAAATCAATGTCGCCCGATCTTTCATATCCCCAGTTTCTTGCAGCTTTTTTTTAAAAAGTCATTCTCTACTTTTAGCTCTCCGATCTGGGCATAGAGCTGCTCAAGGGCAGGGCCTTCTTCCTTTTTCTTTGAATGCTCCTTTTCAAATACAGCTGACATATTATCCAAAAACTCACCCTTCCACTTGGATATAATCACAGGGCTAACATCGAACTTCTTGGACAATTCAGCCAATGTAAACTGATTCTTGATTGCTTCAAGGGCTACTTTTGCCTTGAACTCAGGAGAAAACTTTCGTCTTGTTTGCTTGTTCATAAGGTTAAATTTAAACAGTTTTTTTTAACTTAACCTCTGGTCTCAATTTTGGGGAGTATTATACACCACGGTAAGTCGTGCCCTTAATAACCATCCTGCAGTCAAAGAAAAAACCAAAAAGAAAATATTTCAAAAAGCCTCAGAATTGGGGTATCAATCAAATATTTTCGCTTCCAACCTTAGAAGCAAAAAAACTAAAAACATTGGAGTATTAGTGCCTAGACTGAACAGCAACTTTCAATCATCTGTCATCGCAGGAATGGAGAAGGTTGCGAATAATGCCGGATTTAACCTCATCATTAGCCAATCCCTTGAAAACTTTGAAAAAGAATGTTCCAACGTAGAATCTCTTTTCAAAAGCAGGGTGGATGGTTTATTGGTTTCAATGGCAAAGAACTCTAATGGGACCAAGCACTTTGACCGGTTTTTCAACAAAGGAATTCCTGTTATTTTTTTTGATCGGGTCGCTGACTGTGACATTTGTACAGGCGTTGTAATTGACAATTTCAATGCTTCCTATCAGGCAACCAATCACTTATTGGAACAGGGTTGCAAACGAATTGTGCACGTCTTGGGAAATACGGAAATCAATATTTATGCTGAAAGGCTAAAGGGATATAAAAACGCACTGACCGAACATAACATCTCATATGATCAAACCTTGATTATCATAATGGATTTAGGCGAGGATGCAGGAGAATTTATAGTTGACCAAATTTTGGGAATGGAGACACTGCCTGATGGTTTATTTGTATCAAATGATGCTTGTGCGGCCAGCTGCATCAAACACCTTAAACTTCATAATATACGGGTTCCGGAGGACATTGCAGTAGTAGGATTCAATAATGACCCTATTTCCCGTTTGGTAGAGCCAAACATCACCACAGTTAATTACCCAGGATATGAAATGGGTGAGATCGCTATGAGAAATCTAATAAATCATCTAGAGGGTAAAGATGAAAACACTTTAAGTACAACCAAAAAAATTACTTTACGATCCGAGTTACTGGTCCGGGCCTCATCTTTGAAAAATAATTGATGAATTTAGATATCGATTTATTCGCTAAAAAAATGATATCAATTGAATACCCCAATCACGGAAGCTTTACCCTGGGTTTATATAAATATTGATTGAGCTATGACGGTTTATGCATATTTTCATCATATAGATAAAATAAATTTGTACCTGAAACTTCTGAATAAATTAAAATAAGTGCGGTTTTCTAAAGTCTTTATTTCTGTTTTTTTAACCGTTTGTATACTTTTTTTAGCATTCTTGGTAAATGCTAAAGAATCGACGCAGCCTACCACCATAATTAAAATCCAGGATGGGCTGACAGAAATAAAGTTAAATACTATGATGGATTTCTTTTTGGATACTGCAGGCACCTTAACTATTGACGATGTTATTCAGCCTGAGATCCAAAAGAGATTTCAAAAAGTAACAGATCCTCATATACTATTCGATTATTTTGAGTCAGCAATCTGGGTAAAACTTACCATCGAAAATGCGCAAAAATCATTTGATAAATCATGGTATTTCGAATCTTGGGGATTTGATATAAAAAGTTTTAGCTTTTTCTTTCCAAATCCAGATGGTACTTATGAAATGCATCAAGCAGGCTTTGAACTTCCTTTCAAGACAAGGAGGATAAACCATAAAAACTTTAATTATTTTCTTGATTTAAGGCCAGGGGAGCAAAAAACATATTATTTAAAAATCCAAAGAAATTACAACCATCAATTTAGCTTTCATCTTCGCACTAATGAAAGATTTTTAAACCACTCACTCAATGAATATTTCCTTTTAGGAACATATTATGGTGTCCTGATTTTAATTCTGATTTTAAACCTATACTTATTTTTGAAGCTGAAAGATTTATTATATCTATATTTTCAAGGACTGATTTTATCTTATATATGGTTTTCCTTGGGTAGAGATGGTCTTGGCTTCCAATATTTTTGGCCAAGTATGCCTTGGTTGAATCAACTTAATAACCAATATGTCATCGAGCTATTCATCATATTAACTACATTGCTGTTTTCGAATAGATTCGTTCAAAAATACACCAAAAGCGATAAGGTTATCAGGTTTACTACCTGGTCGATTATTCTGAAATTAATATTCTTTTTTAATCAGCTTTTCTTTATTGAACTTCATTACATAAGTTACTTAGTCATCACCATACTGATTTTGCTGATCCCCTTTGTTTTCGGGCTAAGAGAGCTTATCAAAGAAAAAATCCTTTCATGGTCTTACATTTTTGCATTTGCGTGTTTGTTTTTGGTCATTATTTATACCTATTCCAGATCTATTGAACTTTTTGAAAACCCTGTTATCAATTGGTATTTGATGTATCCGTTTATTTTTTTAGAGATGATTTTGTTCTCATTTTCAATTTTGAACCAAATCAAATTTTTACAAGATGAATTTATTAAGGCAAATGCTGAAAAAACACTTATTCTTGAAAAAAACGATCAATTAACACAAGAGCTAAACAGCAAACTAAAAGAAAAGGTAAGGGCTAGAACAGAAAAAATAGAACAAATGGCCGCTGATTTGGCCCTTAAAAATGAGGAGCTCCAGGAAAGTAACGCAAAACTTGAAGACCTCAATAGAAAAGTAACAGAAATGAATCAGTTACTTTTAGAGAGAAATGCTGAATTAATATCATCAGTAGATGAAATCACCAAAAGTCTTGCCCTTATGAAAGGGCTGGGATTTGAAGAATTTAAGAAAGTCTTTCCTGATAAAGATACCTGTTTGAAATTTTTGGCAGACTTGAAATGGAAAGATGGTTACCGCTGCAAAAAATGTGAATACAATAAATACCAAGAAACAACCAACTTTAGTAGACGATGCAAAAATTGCAATTACCTGGAATCGCCTACAGTAGACACTTTGTTTAACAAGCTAAAATTCCCTATTGAAAAAGCATTTTATATCCTTTATCTATCCAACAGAAAGGATGTGGATTTGACATTAAATGAACTCTCAGAAATCTTGGAACTCCGAAGGGAAACTTGCTGGGCATTTAAAAACAAGATTGCTCAGGCCATGGAAAAAGTAGGCCATAACAAAGATCTGAGTGGCTGGGAATCCTTGGCCTTAGTGGATTTAGAATAGAGGATTCAGGCAGTTGAATTTAGAATTTGGGTGAGAGGCCAGTTGTGCGGCACAAGACAAGTACCGGTAGTGAAATGTTTGAGAGAGGAAAACCACAACTTTGCCCATTGTTCACTGAAAAACCAACTGAGCAAAGAAATACAATTCATTCTTCCAGTATTTGAAATCAAAGTAATGACCGGGAAGAATCCTGTAAATATGTTCAATACCTTCTTTTGTTAAAAATTCATGTGCACATGTGGTCACATTCAAAAGATTGTCTTTATCTCCACAGCTCAAAAACAATAGCTTCAGATTAGACTTGGTTAACTCAGGTTTTGGAAGCAAGGCTTCTCCCCTTTTGGTATTCGGTGCTGGTGAGAATCCCCCAATCCACGCGAAGTGCTCTGGATTATTTAATCCAAAATTCATAGACTGACCACCACCCATCGAAAGGCCCGCTATAGCTCTATTTTGAACACCAGGTAAAACCTTGTACTGTTTCTCAATAAAAGGAATCAAATCCTGCAACAAATCTTGCTCAAAGATTACAAATGCCTGAATTTTTATCCTCGGCGAAAAAATTGCCCTCAGCCCGATCATTTTTCATGGCTCGGCCATTTGGGATCACAATGATCATCGGCTTGGCTTTATTCTCTGCATAAAGGTTATCCATTATCACTTCGGGTGTTCCTTGATCCAACCACTCTCTTTCATCTCCCCCAATTCCATGCAACAAGTATAGGACAGGATAAGCTTTATTAGGTGAATAATTAGGAGGCAAGTAGATATTTGCTTTTCTGTCTATGCCGACTGTTTTGGAAGGATACATAATTTCCATAACTTCCCCTTGAGGATTGTTAGCATTGGGCTTGTCAAATCCTTCTGGAGCAATAAGGGATGCGTCTTGTGGAAAACCAACGATACTAATACACATGGTTAATACAAATAATAGGGGCTTAGTTATTTTCATGGTTATGGTTTAATCTCTAAATAAATATAAAATGACCTTCGGAACTATCTTAACATTCAACACGATTCTACACCTTTCCTTGGGAAATACCTTCCAACAATAGACTGGTAAAATCAAATGGGCGGATTATTTTCTTTTCTCGGTTAAATTTAACAACTTTTTCATTTTTCATCTCCGGAGAAGCCTTTGTACATCAAAATATGCTGGTTTTGGTTGTAACTGTTCATTCAGCAAAAATGGAAAATGCTTCCTCCCCGGTGTATCCAACCACGACGCATCATCCCCTATACCCCAAAAGGTAACTCCAGCAATGGCATCACTATAATCCAACAAAACCCTAAAGATCTCAGGATAGGCAATTCGCTGTCTTGTGTTAAATTCATCTGTATAAACCACAGATCCAGGTTCATTTGATGAGAGATACACAGACAAATCTAGCTCTGTAATCTGAATTTCCACCCCCAACCCTCTGAACAATTCTAATGTTGTCCTTAGGTCTTCAACAGATGTCCCAACAAACCAATGCCCCTGTAAACCTATCCCGTGGATTGGAATATTATTATCCTTCAACCTTTTGACCAAGTCGAATATTTTATTCCGCTTCCAACTAAAAATAGAATTATAATCGTTATAAAATAGCTTCGCATCTGGATCTGCTCTGTGTGCATAAACAAATGCAGAATCGATATACGATTCACCTATGATTTTATACCAAGGAGAATCTTCCCTATAAATGATCTGCCCATCGGGATCCCAATCGAATAAAGCTTCATTCACCACATCCCAAGAATCTATCATTCCTCTATAACGTGTCATCACGGCAGTGATATGCTCCTCCAGCTGTTTCAATGCAATATCTTTGGATAAAAGCGCTCCTGTTTGGTCGAAAAAAAACCAATCCGGAGTCTGTGAGTGCCAAGTCAAGGTATGACCCCTTACTTTCATGTTATTTTCCTTGGCAAACTGTACAATTCTATCTGCCTCAGTCCATGTAAACGTTCCTTTTATCCGTTGAATGGCATCAGGTTTCATTACGTTCTCAGCGGTTACACTGTTAAAATGTTCGACGAGGGTCCTTCCATGAGGGGTACGGATATCCGTATGCGCAGGTGTAATAGCTGCGCCTACAAAAAAATGATCTTTAAACAATTCCTTCAAAGGAATATAGGAATTCTGATTGTTTCCATTGAGGTCTGGATTAGCATCCTCTGAAGAACAACTAAAAACAAAAAACAAAATAACTCCAAAGGACCAAAAATGAACTCGGAAATTCTTCATGTATTTTAATTTTATCTTTAAAATAAATTGGAGGCTGTCTCGTATTTAGGGACAGCCTCTTTTTTATTCGTATAGGATCTGAATTAGAATTCGTAAAAGCTTGATGTTGGCTTTAAGAATTGTGATTCAGCTTCTTATCTGGCTGGCAACACATCGTTGCTGGAAGTTGCATATAGGCCTATCATGTTCCCAGTAAATCCGCCTGCTATATTGGTAGATAGGATATCTCCGGACACCACACCACCCAGATTTACAATCTCTCCCCCATCGGTAGCGTATCCAAATTCATAGTCATCTCCTGTAGCCTTGACTTGCAAGGTGAGAGGTTTGGAAAGATCCACCTTGGTACTTGCCAATATTTGTGATTTGACTTTTCTATTTCTTCCATTTCCTTCCGCCTCTGTTCTTTCCAGCAGGAGTATATAATCATTACCTACTTTGGTCACTCCAAAAATGTAATGAAAAGCCTCACTTTGCACACAAACAATTCCTGCTAGGTCTTTTTCTGATTGGGGTTTGTAATCAAGGGCTGTTGTAAAAGAAAAATTCTTGTGCTGTTGTCTATAAAATAAGGTTGAAGTTGGCTTGACTTCTTTCATGTTGACCGGAAATGGTGTGATCTGAGCCCCAATTTTCGTAGTCTTCATAAAATCCTCCCTTGGGCCACGCAACCCTATCCATCTAAAATCTAATTTATCGGCATTGAATTTTTCTGTATACACGAAGTTACCATTAGGGAAATATCCCTTTTGACCGGTCTTGTTTTCGGTGACTCCACCAGGCATTTTTAGCTTTGGTTGAATCGGCACCAAGCCATTTTCAAAAACCGGCCATTCTCCGGACCAATCCACAGGCAAAATAAAGGTTTCTCTCCCTGTATTTACCCGGTTTTTATCATTTGGTCTAATGCCCAAAAAGACACCATAATACTTATCATCCGGGCCTAAAACCAAGTCCGCATGTCCGGCCCAGTCCACCCTATTTTTTCTGTCTCCAAAATAGCGTTGGGTTAGGATAGGATTAGAAGGAGCAGGAATATAGGGCCCCATAGGATGCTCACTTTTAAAAATCACTTCACTGTGGTTGCCCCCTGTGCCGCCTTCAGCACACATCAGGTAATAGAAACCATTTTTCTTGTAAATGTGAGGTGCTTCAATCCAAATAGGATTTTTGGATGGGTCCACGCCTCCGTCTACGATTATTTTGTCCGTACCCTCAACCACTTGGTCCTTTTCCAAATCATATTCCCAAATCTTGATTACACGGTGACCACTGTATCTTTCTTTTCCCGGATCAGGGGCATCATTGTGAACAACATAAGCCTTTCCATCCTCATCGAAGAAAAGCCCCGGATCTATACCTTCAAACTTGAGTTGGATAGGATCACTCCAGCCTTGGAATGGATCTTTGGTTTTGACCACCATATTGCCGATATCTCCCGCAAACTGCGTTGTAATCATATAAAATGTATCATTGTAGGGATTGTATTTGATATCGGGAGCGAAAATTCCAAAAGCAATGCCGGCATCAAAAACCTTCAATTGGGACTTACGGTCCAAGACATGTCCTATCTGTGTCCAGTTTACCAAATCCTTGGAATGAAAAATAGGTACTCCCGGAAACATAGCGAAAGAGGAAGTTACCAAAAAATAATCATCCCCCTTTCGGGTGATGGAAGGATCGGGATAGCAACCTTGAAGGATTGGATTATAGAATTCATCCACTCCTAAAGGATGGTCAATGTAAACTTGATCCTTGCCTTCATAGGTGGCATAATTAAACACCGCATGGTTCACTTTGTTCCTCTGACTGAAACCCTGCCCAATAGTTAATGCTAATAGAGCAATGAGCGATACAAACTTGCTATAATTTTTCATTCGTTATTTGGTTTTGATTGTTTAAAGATTTTGGGATAATCGAAAATCAGAAAAATCTGCCCTTCCACCCGGACTAAGCGTGGAGTAATAGAAAAGCGCAAATCGGTAGCCCATGAAATGAGGCAGGGTATAGTTCATTTGAAGGGCTGGACCAAAAATGTTCCAGGTATGCCCATTGTCTTCACTGAAATAAAAAGTGGCTTGGTCTTTTCTATCGGTAAAATCGCAGGAGACTTTCAACAGAATCTTGTCATTTTGGATGTTTGTACCAATTTTTTTTACCAACTGGCCATTTTCAACCAATTCCAAACTTAGGACCTTTTGACCATCCTTGATTTGGACGCCAATCCAGCCATAGTCTTTCTGAAGTAAGCCTAAACCGGCAACATCACCTTCCTGCAAGAGATTGAGATGAAGTGTCACCACAGAACTACTGGTAGGTCCAAAAGTCCTTTGCGTCAGAGTGTTCCTGGCCGTGAGCCAAGATTCATCTGTACGGTTTGTTTTCAAACTCAAAAGACCTTTTTCACCGTCAATAGACCATAAATCATCTACCGGATTGTGGTTCCATTGCCAAACCAAGGGGAGCTTAGGCTGACCTGCTTTTCGCTTAAAATCATCCGAGCTTACAATGGAGGGAATGAGTGAGTTTTGCTTTGGCAATTCCGGCAATTCCATAGGAACTTCCCCTTCAAGTCCCAATACCGGCCAATCATCTTCCCATTGAACAGGCACCAAATAAGGAGTCCGACCAACTGCACCAAAGTCACGGAATAAATACGCATACCAGGTTCCTTCAACAGTCTCAATCAATCCGCCTTGGGCAACTCCCTTATCCTCCAAAGCAACCTTTCCTTCATATGGTCCCATCAATTCTTTTGAGCGGTGCACAAGGACTGTACGCATTCCTCCACGGGGCCATGCGATATGTAGGAGATAGTAGTAACCATTTATCTTAAATAACTGAGATCCTTCCGCAGGAAGCATAATCTCTCTTTGGATGGGAGCATGA
This Cecembia calidifontis DNA region includes the following protein-coding sequences:
- a CDS encoding GNAT family N-acetyltransferase; this encodes MIKESNNPEEHPVLLAIWEASVRASHDFLTEEKILEIKQIILEGNIFSHVDLHAFHNEKGEKVGFLGLSHYKIEMLFIHPDYQGMGIGKQLTEFAISEKKITRVDVNEQNLRAVRFYKKMGFQVIKRNPLDSQGNPFPILEMEIS
- a CDS encoding glycoside hydrolase family 43 protein translates to MNLKFAKDVSFLLTAFILTAGCANNKSSEGKIEESAEVQFLNAPLITHMYTADPSVHVFDGKIYIYPSHDVESDVEEDDTGAHFNMRDYHVFSMDNVNATPIDHGLALDVDDIPWAKRQLWAPDAAHKNGKYFFYFPAKDKDDIFRLGVAVSDSPTGPFVPQPEPMKGSYSMDPAVFQEGDNYYIYWGGIWGGQLQKWRTGKYLSTGNSPYDDEPADDEPAISPMVAKLSDDMLEFGEEPKPVLILDKDGTAIKAGDHERRFFEAAWVHKYNDTYYFSYSTGNTHKIAYATGNSPYGPFTYQGVILQPVQGWTNHHSIVEIGGKWYLFYHDTELSGKTHLRNIKMTELHHEPDGSIRTIEPLISKK
- a CDS encoding IS3 family transposase gives rise to the protein MKDRATLICSDYKGLSIRRQCEVLEVPRSSLYYKPKGENEVNLKLMGIMDRHLTDHPTEGVVSMVYLLTGLGFVVGPKRIRRLFRLMGRETLYRRKNLTKSGLREYIRPYLLRNLKIERPNQVWVTDITYIPMQKGFMFLTAVMDVYSRRILSWGISNSQDAKWCKQVIEEAIREYGKPEIVNSDQGSQYTSALWINYLEGLDIKVSMDGKGRALDNVYIERFWKSIKYDYIYLNPSEDGYDLLKGVKKYIEYYNQKVHHTTREKPGERYFGATQKAA
- a CDS encoding transposase; the encoded protein is MNKQTRRKFSPEFKAKVALEAIKNQFTLAELSKKFDVSPVIISKWKGEFLDNMSAVFEKEHSKKKEEGPALEQLYAQIGELKVENDFLKKSCKKLGI
- a CDS encoding LacI family DNA-binding transcriptional regulator; translation: MGYQSNIFASNLRSKKTKNIGVLVPRLNSNFQSSVIAGMEKVANNAGFNLIISQSLENFEKECSNVESLFKSRVDGLLVSMAKNSNGTKHFDRFFNKGIPVIFFDRVADCDICTGVVIDNFNASYQATNHLLEQGCKRIVHVLGNTEINIYAERLKGYKNALTEHNISYDQTLIIIMDLGEDAGEFIVDQILGMETLPDGLFVSNDACAASCIKHLKLHNIRVPEDIAVVGFNNDPISRLVEPNITTVNYPGYEMGEIAMRNLINHLEGKDENTLSTTKKITLRSELLVRASSLKNN
- a CDS encoding 7TM-DISM domain-containing protein, whose amino-acid sequence is MMDFFLDTAGTLTIDDVIQPEIQKRFQKVTDPHILFDYFESAIWVKLTIENAQKSFDKSWYFESWGFDIKSFSFFFPNPDGTYEMHQAGFELPFKTRRINHKNFNYFLDLRPGEQKTYYLKIQRNYNHQFSFHLRTNERFLNHSLNEYFLLGTYYGVLILILILNLYLFLKLKDLLYLYFQGLILSYIWFSLGRDGLGFQYFWPSMPWLNQLNNQYVIELFIILTTLLFSNRFVQKYTKSDKVIRFTTWSIILKLIFFFNQLFFIELHYISYLVITILILLIPFVFGLRELIKEKILSWSYIFAFACLFLVIIYTYSRSIELFENPVINWYLMYPFIFLEMILFSFSILNQIKFLQDEFIKANAEKTLILEKNDQLTQELNSKLKEKVRARTEKIEQMAADLALKNEELQESNAKLEDLNRKVTEMNQLLLERNAELISSVDEITKSLALMKGLGFEEFKKVFPDKDTCLKFLADLKWKDGYRCKKCEYNKYQETTNFSRRCKNCNYLESPTVDTLFNKLKFPIEKAFYILYLSNRKDVDLTLNELSEILELRRETCWAFKNKIAQAMEKVGHNKDLSGWESLALVDLE
- a CDS encoding alpha/beta hydrolase translates to MLQDLIPFIEKQYKVLPGVQNRAIAGLSMGGGQSMNFGLNNPEHFAWIGGFSPAPNTKRGEALLPKPELTKSNLKLLFLSCGDKDNLLNVTTCAHEFLTKEGIEHIYRILPGHYFDFKYWKNELYFFAQLVFQ
- a CDS encoding alpha/beta hydrolase, encoding MKITKPLLFVLTMCISIVGFPQDASLIAPEGFDKPNANNPQGEVMEIMYPSKTVGIDRKANIYLPPNYSPNKAYPVLYLLHGIGGDEREWLDQGTPEVIMDNLYAENKAKPMIIVIPNGRAMKNDRAEGNFFAEDKNSGICNL
- a CDS encoding endo-1,4-beta-xylanase, with protein sequence MKNFRVHFWSFGVILFFVFSCSSEDANPDLNGNNQNSYIPLKELFKDHFFVGAAITPAHTDIRTPHGRTLVEHFNSVTAENVMKPDAIQRIKGTFTWTEADRIVQFAKENNMKVRGHTLTWHSQTPDWFFFDQTGALLSKDIALKQLEEHITAVMTRYRGMIDSWDVVNEALFDWDPDGQIIYREDSPWYKIIGESYIDSAFVYAHRADPDAKLFYNDYNSIFSWKRNKIFDLVKRLKDNNIPIHGIGLQGHWFVGTSVEDLRTTLELFRGLGVEIQITELDLSVYLSSNEPGSVVYTDEFNTRQRIAYPEIFRVLLDYSDAIAGVTFWGIGDDASWLDTPGRKHFPFLLNEQLQPKPAYFDVQRLLRR
- a CDS encoding glycoside hydrolase family 43 protein, producing the protein MKNYSKFVSLIALLALTIGQGFSQRNKVNHAVFNYATYEGKDQVYIDHPLGVDEFYNPILQGCYPDPSITRKGDDYFLVTSSFAMFPGVPIFHSKDLVNWTQIGHVLDRKSQLKVFDAGIAFGIFAPDIKYNPYNDTFYMITTQFAGDIGNMVVKTKDPFQGWSDPIQLKFEGIDPGLFFDEDGKAYVVHNDAPDPGKERYSGHRVIKIWEYDLEKDQVVEGTDKIIVDGGVDPSKNPIWIEAPHIYKKNGFYYLMCAEGGTGGNHSEVIFKSEHPMGPYIPAPSNPILTQRYFGDRKNRVDWAGHADLVLGPDDKYYGVFLGIRPNDKNRVNTGRETFILPVDWSGEWPVFENGLVPIQPKLKMPGGVTENKTGQKGYFPNGNFVYTEKFNADKLDFRWIGLRGPREDFMKTTKIGAQITPFPVNMKEVKPTSTLFYRQQHKNFSFTTALDYKPQSEKDLAGIVCVQSEAFHYIFGVTKVGNDYILLLERTEAEGNGRNRKVKSQILASTKVDLSKPLTLQVKATGDDYEFGYATDGGEIVNLGGVVSGDILSTNIAGGFTGNMIGLYATSSNDVLPAR
- a CDS encoding glycoside hydrolase 43 family protein; protein product: MIAIRKITLVYGLLIVLTCSELFAQGATNPIINADVPDPSLIRVGDVYYMSSTTMHMSPGLPLMKSEDLVNWEMLNYAYEVLDKGDDLELSNGKSMYGKGSWASSLRHHQGTYYVSTFSGNTNKTYIYTTDDIEKGNWKATSFSPSLHDHTLFFEGDKVYMIWGAGTIKIVELEPDFSGIKKETERILIETAHAPIQREIMLPAEGSQLFKINGYYYLLHIAWPRGGMRTVLVHRSKELMGPYEGKVALEDKGVAQGGLIETVEGTWYAYLFRDFGAVGRTPYLVPVQWEDDWPVLGLEGEVPMELPELPKQNSLIPSIVSSDDFKRKAGQPKLPLVWQWNHNPVDDLWSIDGEKGLLSLKTNRTDESWLTARNTLTQRTFGPTSSSVVTLHLNLLQEGDVAGLGLLQKDYGWIGVQIKDGQKVLSLELVENGQLVKKIGTNIQNDKILLKVSCDFTDRKDQATFYFSEDNGHTWNIFGPALQMNYTLPHFMGYRFALFYYSTLSPGGRADFSDFRLSQNL